A genomic region of Methylobacterium sp. CB376 contains the following coding sequences:
- a CDS encoding helix-turn-helix domain-containing protein: MTNKHIGSSFDSFLEEEGTREEVNEQATKRVLAWQIEQAMKEQGITKSVMAKRMHTSRAQLDRLLDPENDKVQLDTVKRAAAVVGRKVRLELA; encoded by the coding sequence ATGACAAATAAACATATCGGATCGTCGTTCGACAGCTTCCTCGAAGAGGAAGGCACCCGCGAGGAGGTCAACGAACAGGCGACCAAGCGCGTCCTGGCCTGGCAGATCGAGCAGGCCATGAAGGAGCAGGGCATCACAAAAAGCGTCATGGCGAAGCGCATGCACACCAGCCGCGCCCAGCTCGACCGCCTGCTGGACCCGGAGAATGACAAGGTGCAGCTCGACACTGTGAAGCGTGCCGCCGCCGTCGTTGGCCGCAAAGTGCGGCTGGAGCTGGCATGA
- a CDS encoding type II toxin-antitoxin system RelE/ParE family toxin, protein MEQELKKLPAAFYATDSGKEPVREWLKDQTPDDRKVIGQDIATVEFGWPVGMPTCRPMGAGLWEVRSDLSDGRISRVLFCIAHGHMVLLHAFIKKTQKTPDAELTKARKRQKKVEKNDK, encoded by the coding sequence ATGGAGCAGGAGCTGAAAAAGCTGCCGGCGGCGTTCTACGCCACCGACAGCGGCAAGGAGCCGGTCAGGGAATGGTTGAAGGACCAGACCCCGGACGATCGCAAGGTCATCGGCCAGGACATTGCCACGGTCGAATTCGGCTGGCCGGTCGGCATGCCGACGTGCCGGCCCATGGGCGCAGGCCTGTGGGAGGTGCGCAGCGACCTTTCGGACGGGCGGATTTCGCGCGTCCTGTTCTGCATTGCCCACGGTCATATGGTTCTGCTGCACGCCTTCATTAAGAAAACGCAGAAGACGCCCGATGCCGAACTGACCAAAGCCCGCAAACGACAGAAGAAGGTGGAGAAAAATGACAAATAA